Proteins encoded by one window of Salmonirosea aquatica:
- a CDS encoding tetratricopeptide repeat protein gives MKRYLKWITLLGLLFGTYTLRAQSDEQMAEEYFKNEDCEKAVSYYQKILKKSFDKRSLKNYTSCLIKTKDWDEADKFFKKQVKSEGANAPWYFLNWGMLIEAQGKTDEAEKKYGEAIEAFGARVDLYKDLAEEFREMQKAEWAQRTLQRAREVAKNENLYRLEMASVYRELNDPESMIAELLSYGILFRNTEIVQNMLQDFIKAEKEQALLEKVLYEKIQKNPNEAFYNELLVWYQVQRKDFYKAFIQERALDKRFKYSGTRIFDLANLALQNKDHENAAAMFEYIVKEYPQGQLYPFARRMAISSREEQVKNTYPVNTAEVQKLIGEYQKLLAELGTNARTLEALRNMAILHAFYLDEKDKAIDILTKAIEAGKTEKEFVDKCKLDLGDIYLLQGEPWEATLLYSQVEKSQKDDVLGYEAKLRNAKLHYYKADFALSKEVLDILKKATSREIANDANDLSLLIMDNTGLDSSETAMREYSNVELLLFQNRTGEAIDSLKHLYAKYQDHSLADEILWLTAKTYMKLDSNQQALEALKIIKEKFHYDILGDDALFTMAKLYQEKLNDKDEAMKLYQELLEKYPGSIFIAESRKRFRTLRGDPIN, from the coding sequence ATGAAGAGGTACTTAAAGTGGATAACCTTATTGGGGCTATTGTTCGGGACCTACACGCTAAGGGCACAGTCGGATGAACAGATGGCGGAAGAGTATTTTAAAAATGAAGACTGTGAAAAAGCAGTCAGCTACTATCAGAAGATTTTGAAGAAATCGTTTGATAAGCGTTCATTAAAAAATTATACCAGCTGTCTCATCAAAACTAAAGACTGGGACGAGGCCGATAAGTTTTTTAAGAAACAGGTCAAGAGTGAGGGAGCAAATGCGCCTTGGTACTTTTTGAACTGGGGAATGCTGATCGAGGCACAGGGCAAAACTGATGAAGCAGAAAAAAAATATGGAGAGGCAATTGAGGCATTTGGTGCGCGGGTTGATCTGTACAAAGATTTGGCCGAAGAGTTTCGCGAGATGCAAAAGGCGGAGTGGGCACAGCGGACGCTCCAGCGCGCTCGGGAGGTAGCCAAGAATGAGAACCTCTACCGCCTGGAAATGGCGAGCGTATACCGCGAATTAAACGATCCTGAAAGTATGATCGCCGAGCTGCTTTCGTATGGGATTCTTTTTCGCAATACCGAGATCGTTCAAAACATGCTTCAGGATTTTATCAAAGCCGAAAAGGAGCAGGCGCTTTTGGAAAAAGTGCTGTACGAGAAAATTCAGAAAAACCCCAATGAAGCTTTTTATAACGAGCTACTAGTATGGTACCAGGTACAGCGTAAGGATTTTTATAAAGCTTTCATTCAGGAGCGGGCCCTCGACAAGCGTTTCAAGTACAGTGGTACCCGTATTTTTGATTTGGCCAATCTGGCATTACAGAATAAGGACCACGAGAATGCCGCGGCCATGTTTGAGTACATTGTGAAAGAGTACCCACAGGGTCAGCTTTATCCTTTTGCCCGGCGCATGGCCATCAGCTCCCGTGAAGAACAGGTGAAGAATACCTACCCAGTCAATACTGCGGAGGTACAGAAGCTAATTGGTGAATATCAAAAGCTATTGGCTGAGCTAGGTACCAACGCCCGCACACTCGAGGCCTTACGCAATATGGCCATCCTCCACGCTTTTTATCTGGATGAAAAAGACAAGGCAATTGATATCCTGACCAAAGCCATTGAGGCAGGCAAAACGGAAAAGGAATTTGTGGATAAATGCAAACTCGACTTGGGTGATATTTACCTCCTGCAAGGCGAGCCTTGGGAAGCTACCCTGTTGTATTCACAAGTAGAAAAATCACAGAAAGACGATGTACTGGGCTATGAGGCCAAGCTCCGGAATGCCAAGCTACATTATTATAAAGCTGATTTCGCCCTTTCCAAAGAAGTACTGGATATATTGAAAAAAGCCACGAGCCGTGAAATTGCCAATGATGCCAATGACTTGAGTCTGCTCATTATGGATAACACCGGACTTGATTCTTCCGAAACCGCCATGCGGGAATACTCCAATGTAGAACTGTTACTTTTTCAAAACAGGACCGGAGAAGCAATCGACTCTCTGAAACACCTCTACGCAAAATACCAGGATCATAGCCTCGCGGATGAGATTCTCTGGCTCACGGCCAAAACTTATATGAAGCTCGACAGCAATCAGCAAGCTCTTGAGGCTCTGAAAATAATTAAGGAAAAATTTCACTACGACATCTTGGGTGACGACGCGCTATTTACAATGGCGAAACTCTACCAGGAAAAATTGAACGATAAAGACGAAGCAATGAAATTGTATCAGGAACTGCTGGAAAAATATCCCGGTAGTATTTTTATCGCTGAATCCCGGAAGCGATTCCGAACGCTTCGGGGTGATCCTATTAATTGA
- the pruA gene encoding L-glutamate gamma-semialdehyde dehydrogenase, with product MPKGVFKVPQPINEPVKSYEPGSPERAELKKALETGRSQKIDIPQYIGGETIFSGNKLKVAPPHDHQHILGYFHEGDASHVTMAIEAALQAREKWAALDWEQRAAIFLKAADLIAGPYRARLNAATMLGQSKNAYQAEIDSACEIIDFLRFNVKYMTDLYSQQPDSSPGVWNRLEYRPLEGFIFALTPFNFTAIAGNLPAAPALMGNVVVWKPAYTQVYSANVLMEVFKEAGVPDGVINMILVDGPVAGDIIFKHRDFAGIHFTGSTKVFNTIWKTIGENIANYRSFPRIVGETGGKDFVIAHSSADPKILATALVRGAFEYQGQKCSAASRAYIPSNLWDEVKELMVSDLAEIKMGGVEDFSNFVNAVIDEKSFDKIAGYLDQAKNNNTEVEIIAGGNYDKSKGYFIEPTVLVAKSPTYVTLCEEIFGPVLSIYIYDPNDFEETLALVDSTSPYALTGSIFAQDRYAIELATARLVNAAGNFYINDKPTGAVVGQQPFGGARASGTNDKAGSILNLIRWVSPRTIKETLVAPKSYKYPFLGEP from the coding sequence ATGCCAAAAGGAGTTTTTAAGGTACCTCAACCCATCAACGAACCCGTCAAGAGCTATGAACCGGGCAGTCCTGAACGGGCTGAATTAAAAAAAGCGCTCGAAACAGGACGGTCCCAAAAGATAGATATTCCTCAGTATATCGGAGGCGAAACGATTTTTTCCGGAAATAAATTAAAAGTGGCGCCTCCCCACGATCATCAGCACATACTGGGTTATTTTCACGAAGGAGATGCATCGCATGTAACAATGGCAATTGAAGCCGCTTTGCAGGCGCGGGAAAAATGGGCTGCCCTGGATTGGGAACAACGGGCAGCGATCTTTCTGAAAGCCGCTGATCTGATTGCCGGACCATACCGGGCTCGCCTCAATGCGGCTACGATGTTGGGACAGTCCAAAAACGCCTACCAGGCTGAAATTGATTCTGCTTGTGAGATAATTGATTTTTTGCGATTCAACGTCAAGTATATGACGGATCTGTACAGTCAGCAACCCGACTCCTCGCCAGGCGTATGGAACCGTTTGGAATACCGGCCCCTAGAGGGATTCATCTTTGCACTAACGCCTTTTAATTTTACGGCTATCGCCGGAAACCTGCCCGCTGCGCCTGCACTGATGGGCAATGTGGTGGTGTGGAAACCCGCCTACACGCAGGTATATTCGGCGAATGTGCTCATGGAGGTATTCAAAGAAGCTGGGGTACCTGATGGAGTTATCAACATGATTCTGGTAGATGGGCCAGTAGCTGGGGATATTATTTTCAAACATCGCGATTTTGCAGGAATCCACTTCACCGGAAGTACCAAAGTTTTCAACACAATATGGAAAACCATTGGGGAAAACATCGCAAACTACCGTTCCTTTCCCCGAATCGTAGGCGAAACTGGCGGTAAGGATTTCGTAATAGCTCATTCATCAGCTGATCCTAAAATACTGGCTACTGCCTTAGTGCGCGGAGCATTTGAGTATCAGGGACAGAAATGCTCAGCGGCTTCCCGTGCCTACATTCCTTCAAATCTATGGGATGAAGTAAAAGAATTGATGGTCAGCGATCTGGCTGAAATCAAAATGGGAGGCGTTGAAGATTTCTCCAATTTTGTCAATGCCGTAATTGATGAGAAATCGTTTGATAAAATTGCCGGGTACCTTGACCAAGCCAAAAATAATAATACGGAAGTAGAGATAATCGCCGGCGGTAATTATGATAAAAGTAAGGGGTACTTTATTGAACCTACCGTGCTTGTTGCCAAGTCACCTACCTATGTAACGCTCTGCGAAGAAATTTTCGGGCCTGTATTAAGCATATATATATATGATCCGAACGATTTCGAGGAAACATTGGCGCTGGTAGACTCAACTTCGCCCTATGCCCTGACGGGCTCAATCTTTGCACAGGATCGTTACGCCATCGAATTAGCTACTGCGCGGTTGGTAAATGCCGCCGGAAACTTTTATATAAACGATAAGCCCACGGGAGCTGTGGTTGGTCAGCAGCCGTTTGGCGGAGCACGGGCATCAGGTACCAATGACAAAGCGGGTTCTATTCTGAACCTGATTCGTTGGGTGTCGCCACGCACCATAAAAGAGACACTTGTAGCCCCCAAAAGCTATAAATATCCATTTCTAGGGGAACCTTAA
- the thrC gene encoding threonine synthase: MQFYSTRTRSIKASLEEAVFKSLPADNGLYMPESIPTLSSSFLDTIENRSFNDIAVEVGHTLLAEDLSRRDMEEIVERSFSFDAPVVEITPDTHVLELFHGPSMAFKDFGARFMAALMSHYLVRSQKEIKILVATSGDTGGAVAQGFYKVPGISVTILYPSGKVSDIQEKQLTTLGHNITALEVDGTFDDCQRLVKEAFLDQELNSTYNLASANSINIARLIPQSFYYFSAYAQTKHLGKPVVFSVPSGNFGNLSAGILAYRMGLPVEHFVAATNRNNVVPRYLESSAYAPLPSIETISNAMDVGSPSNFVRLTRFFEDDWQETRKLISGYYFDDEQTKASMRQVFEQTHYVMCPHTAVAYEGLQKYRTESGQDFTGIFLATAHPAKFLDLVEGTLETPIFIPERLKNLLSLDKNAIPLKPRFQDFKAYLLG, from the coding sequence ATGCAGTTTTACAGTACCAGGACGCGCAGTATCAAAGCTTCACTTGAGGAAGCCGTTTTTAAAAGTCTACCGGCAGACAATGGGCTTTATATGCCCGAATCGATACCGACTTTGTCAAGCAGTTTTCTGGATACAATTGAAAACCGCTCTTTTAATGATATAGCGGTGGAGGTAGGTCACACATTGCTTGCTGAGGACCTTTCGCGCAGAGATATGGAAGAAATCGTGGAGCGCTCTTTTTCCTTTGATGCGCCGGTGGTAGAAATCACACCTGATACCCACGTTTTGGAACTATTCCACGGGCCTTCCATGGCTTTCAAGGATTTTGGTGCCCGATTTATGGCGGCATTGATGTCTCACTATCTCGTGCGGTCCCAAAAGGAAATCAAAATTCTGGTAGCGACATCCGGCGATACCGGAGGTGCTGTAGCGCAGGGATTTTATAAGGTACCCGGTATATCGGTCACGATTCTGTATCCAAGTGGTAAGGTGAGCGACATTCAGGAAAAACAGCTTACCACACTGGGTCATAATATTACCGCTTTGGAAGTAGACGGTACCTTCGATGATTGTCAACGGCTGGTCAAAGAAGCTTTCCTGGATCAGGAATTGAACTCGACCTACAATTTGGCCTCTGCCAATTCGATCAACATTGCCCGTTTGATCCCCCAGTCTTTTTACTATTTCTCAGCTTATGCCCAGACCAAGCATCTAGGCAAACCCGTAGTATTTTCGGTTCCCAGTGGAAACTTCGGTAATTTAAGTGCCGGAATATTGGCTTATCGGATGGGTCTACCTGTGGAGCATTTCGTAGCGGCCACAAATCGGAACAATGTGGTACCTCGCTATTTGGAAAGCAGTGCTTATGCTCCGTTACCTTCCATCGAAACCATTTCCAACGCAATGGACGTGGGAAGTCCCAGCAACTTTGTACGCCTGACCCGGTTCTTCGAAGACGACTGGCAAGAAACTCGGAAATTGATTTCAGGCTACTATTTCGATGACGAACAGACCAAAGCCAGTATGCGGCAAGTTTTTGAGCAGACTCACTACGTCATGTGTCCGCATACGGCTGTTGCCTACGAAGGGTTACAAAAGTACCGGACTGAAAGTGGGCAGGATTTTACAGGCATCTTTCTGGCGACTGCTCATCCGGCCAAATTTCTGGATTTGGTGGAAGGTACTCTCGAAACTCCTATTTTTATTCCTGAAAGGCTCAAAAATTTACTTTCGCTTGATAAAAACGCAATTCCTTTAAAACCGCGTTTTCAGGACTTCAAGGCCTATTTATTGGGGTAG
- a CDS encoding Ig-like domain-containing domain, producing the protein MKKYLACFFLLFILVRCAQQVAPTGGKKDIIAPTLLESNPPNKSRNFQGKEIELLFDEYVIVDNIQQKLIITPEIENPYNFKQKGTSIVLAFKEKFADSTTYTFNFGDGIKDFAERNPAQNLKLVFSTGPTIDSARVYGSITDLRSNKPIFDALVGLYKLNDTINPEKQKPYYFSRTDSSGRFAIENIQVARYRLIATDDKNRNQLYNTKDERIAFLDSAIQVGTDTTNYNLKLYHSDGTPPRIQRTTPKVNNYTVVFNKGMDSLRVRYLKGDSLAYFPENATQLKFFNTTGTTDTTLVSITGVDSLGQKFEQEQKIAFLVQRGKEKQLEPLTLRTVPERGQPLARDFTYTFIFNKPIAQLLPEQIQLQNDSLTKQPLATMQWQWNTYHNEISVSGVATARDSIKWIVPAGAVISVEGDTLPAVSYRHTVLKEEDYGILRGKITSDSTTHFFIELINEEFKVVRTAYTSPYTFTRVPPGKYQLRVIIDRNNNRRWDTGNYNQGRQPEPIYYFPDPIQVKSNFEFDDNNFTIPSKTAD; encoded by the coding sequence ATGAAGAAGTACCTAGCTTGTTTTTTCCTTTTGTTCATCCTGGTGCGTTGCGCTCAGCAGGTAGCCCCTACGGGAGGAAAAAAAGACATTATCGCCCCCACTTTATTAGAATCGAATCCTCCAAATAAGTCCCGTAACTTTCAGGGAAAGGAAATAGAATTACTCTTCGATGAGTACGTCATCGTTGATAATATCCAGCAGAAACTCATTATCACTCCGGAAATAGAGAACCCTTACAACTTCAAGCAGAAGGGTACCTCCATTGTCTTAGCCTTTAAGGAAAAGTTTGCGGATAGCACTACTTACACTTTCAATTTTGGGGATGGCATCAAAGACTTTGCCGAGCGTAACCCTGCTCAAAATCTAAAACTGGTTTTTAGTACTGGCCCGACCATCGACTCCGCCCGGGTATATGGTAGTATTACCGATCTGCGAAGCAACAAGCCGATCTTCGATGCGTTGGTTGGACTCTATAAATTGAATGATACCATAAATCCTGAGAAACAGAAACCCTATTATTTTTCAAGAACCGACAGCAGTGGCAGGTTTGCCATTGAGAATATACAGGTAGCCCGCTACCGGCTCATTGCCACTGATGATAAGAATCGCAATCAACTTTACAACACGAAAGATGAACGGATCGCTTTTCTTGATTCGGCCATTCAGGTAGGTACCGACACCACCAACTATAATCTCAAACTATATCATTCCGATGGTACGCCACCTCGAATTCAACGTACCACTCCGAAAGTAAACAACTACACTGTTGTCTTTAACAAAGGCATGGATAGCCTAAGAGTGCGATACTTGAAAGGTGATTCGCTGGCTTATTTTCCAGAAAACGCCACGCAGCTCAAATTTTTCAATACGACGGGTACTACGGATACCACGCTGGTTTCAATCACTGGGGTAGATTCACTTGGTCAGAAGTTTGAACAAGAGCAAAAAATTGCATTTCTAGTCCAGCGGGGCAAAGAAAAACAGCTTGAACCCCTCACCCTGCGAACAGTACCCGAACGGGGACAGCCCCTGGCCCGCGACTTTACCTATACATTTATTTTCAATAAACCCATTGCACAACTACTGCCTGAACAAATCCAACTTCAGAACGATAGCTTGACTAAACAGCCGTTGGCAACTATGCAATGGCAGTGGAACACCTACCACAATGAGATATCTGTTTCGGGTGTCGCCACGGCCCGGGATAGTATCAAATGGATAGTTCCTGCTGGGGCTGTCATTAGCGTTGAGGGTGATACCCTACCGGCCGTTTCCTACCGGCACACGGTTTTGAAAGAGGAAGACTACGGGATTCTCCGGGGAAAAATTACCAGTGATTCCACCACTCATTTTTTCATTGAGCTAATCAATGAAGAATTCAAGGTAGTACGTACCGCCTATACCTCTCCTTACACCTTCACTCGTGTTCCACCGGGCAAGTACCAGCTGCGTGTTATTATTGATCGCAACAATAACCGCCGTTGGGACACGGGCAATTACAATCAGGGGCGTCAACCCGAACCCATCTACTATTTTCCCGATCCTATTCAGGTTAAAAGCAACTTTGAGTTTGACGACAACAATTTCACGATACCTTCAAAAACAGCAGATTAG